Proteins encoded by one window of Roseibium sp. Sym1:
- a CDS encoding peptidoglycan-binding domain-containing protein, giving the protein MSKAGHVALDNPVAAGGTVVMGLTACLIVANAVGLQPGRHPAPLFATRDRSDALQVPEPDGRNPGLKVQEISTLVLDLQISLRKIGLYEGPLDGLNGPATERAIRSFERRSGQVETGEASEALLALVLLQGDAPAEGHMPVPRAKPGFAGTSNRVTDSDAVAGVDADPKLMKIQKALSELGYGPLKADGLMGANTNAAIRRFEFDRGLPMTGEPGPKVIERLEMVSGRKLSG; this is encoded by the coding sequence ATGTCGAAAGCGGGACATGTTGCGCTCGACAATCCGGTTGCAGCCGGCGGCACGGTCGTCATGGGGCTGACTGCCTGCCTGATCGTTGCCAATGCGGTCGGTTTGCAGCCGGGCCGTCATCCGGCACCGCTGTTTGCGACCAGGGACAGATCCGATGCCTTGCAGGTTCCCGAACCTGACGGGCGCAATCCGGGACTGAAGGTTCAGGAAATCTCGACCCTCGTGCTCGATCTGCAGATTTCCTTGCGCAAGATAGGTCTTTATGAAGGCCCTCTGGACGGGCTCAACGGTCCGGCAACGGAACGCGCGATCCGCTCCTTCGAACGGCGCTCGGGCCAGGTGGAGACTGGCGAGGCCAGCGAAGCGCTGCTCGCCCTGGTGCTCTTGCAGGGGGACGCGCCCGCGGAGGGCCACATGCCGGTGCCACGGGCAAAGCCGGGTTTTGCAGGCACAAGCAACCGTGTCACCGATAGCGATGCGGTTGCCGGGGTCGATGCCGATCCGAAACTGATGAAAATTCAAAAGGCATTGTCCGAACTCGGGTACGGGCCGCTCAAGGCCGATGGCCTCATGGGGGCGAACACCAACGCCGCCATCAGGCGCTTCGAATTCGACCGTGGCCTGCCCATGACCGGTGAACCGGGGCCGAAGGTGATCGAGCGCCTGGAAATGGTCAGCGGCCGGAAGCTGTCGGGATAG